Proteins encoded together in one Neosynechococcus sphagnicola sy1 window:
- a CDS encoding molybdopterin-dependent oxidoreductase — protein MTVTRTLCPYCGVGCGLEALPAPGKSTSPDAASHTWIVRGDRAHPSSHGMVCVKGATVAESMGKDQLLHPMLRQRLDQPFQRVSWETALEHICDRIRTVQQTQGADALCMYGSGQFVTEDYYTAQKLMKGCLGTNNFDANSRLCMSSAVSGYVQSFGADGPPCCYDDLDLTDCAFIIGSNAAECHPILFNRLRKHHKRHPHVKLIVVDPRRTPTAEVADVHLAIRPGTDIDLLNGIAYLLLHWGYDRPEFIQHHTTNFAACAAVVQHYTP, from the coding sequence ATGACCGTGACCCGAACCCTTTGCCCTTACTGTGGGGTTGGCTGTGGTTTAGAAGCCCTCCCTGCCCCTGGCAAGTCAACTTCCCCAGACGCTGCTTCTCATACCTGGATCGTGCGCGGCGATCGCGCCCATCCCTCCAGCCATGGCATGGTGTGTGTCAAAGGGGCAACCGTGGCGGAGTCCATGGGCAAAGACCAACTCCTCCATCCCATGCTCCGGCAGCGGTTGGATCAACCGTTTCAGCGGGTGAGTTGGGAGACTGCTCTGGAACACATCTGCGATCGCATCCGTACCGTCCAACAGACTCAGGGAGCCGATGCCCTTTGTATGTATGGCTCTGGACAATTCGTCACCGAGGACTACTACACCGCTCAAAAGCTGATGAAGGGCTGTCTCGGCACCAATAACTTTGATGCCAACTCCCGCCTGTGTATGTCCTCGGCGGTATCGGGCTATGTCCAGAGTTTTGGGGCCGATGGCCCCCCCTGCTGCTACGACGATCTGGATCTCACCGATTGTGCCTTCATTATTGGCAGCAATGCCGCAGAATGCCATCCGATTCTCTTTAATCGCCTCCGCAAGCATCACAAACGCCATCCCCACGTCAAACTCATCGTCGTCGATCCCCGTCGTACTCCAACCGCCGAGGTCGCGGATGTGCATTTGGCAATTCGTCCCGGCACCGACATTGATCTGCTCAATGGCATTGCCTATCTGCTCCTGCACTGGGGCTACGATCGCCCTGAATTTATT
- a CDS encoding DUF1830 domain-containing protein produces the protein MSQTFTPPLPRFTDGILCYYENVTTEVQLASIVNIPNWHFQRIVFPRERLLLEVPADALLDVYGATEDSQETLLEQIPCQRLQVREENPSGDGWESTQTG, from the coding sequence ATGTCTCAGACCTTTACGCCCCCCCTGCCCCGCTTCACGGATGGAATTCTCTGTTACTACGAGAATGTCACCACAGAAGTGCAACTAGCATCTATCGTCAACATTCCCAACTGGCATTTCCAGCGCATCGTTTTTCCCAGGGAACGGTTGCTCTTGGAGGTACCCGCCGATGCCCTCTTGGACGTTTATGGCGCCACGGAAGACAGTCAAGAGACCCTTTTAGAGCAAATTCCCTGTCAGCGCTTACAAGTGAGGGAAGAAAATCCCAGCGGAGATGGCTGGGAATCCACCCAGACGGGATGA